The Thermostichus vulcanus str. 'Rupite' genome window below encodes:
- the groL gene encoding chaperonin GroEL (60 kDa chaperone family; promotes refolding of misfolded polypeptides especially under stressful conditions; forms two stacked rings of heptamers to form a barrel-shaped 14mer; ends can be capped by GroES; misfolded proteins enter the barrel where they are refolded when GroES binds), giving the protein MAKSIIFSEEARRALEHGMDVLAEAVAVTLGPKGRNVVLEKKFGAPQIINDGVTIAKEIELEDHIENTGVSLIRQAASKTNDAAGDGTTTATVLAHAMVKEGLKNVAAGANPIALKRGIDKAVKFLVEKIAEHARPVEDSKAIAQVAAISAGNDDEVGQMIAEAMDKVGREGVISLEEGKSMTTELEVTEGMRFDKGYISPYFATDMERMEAVLENPYVLITDKKITLVQDLVPVLEQVARSGRPLLIIAEDIEKEALATLVVNKLRGVLNVAAVKAPGFGDRRKAMLEDIAVLTGGEVITEDRGLKLENARVDSFGSARRVTITKDTTTIVAEGNEAAVKARCEQIRRQIDETESSYDKEKLQERLAKLSGGVAVIKVGAATETEMKDRKLRLEDAINATKAAVEEGIVPGGGTTLAHLIPAVTEWSNANLSGDELIGANLVSRALGAPLRRIAENAGQNGSIVLERVKEKPFDTGYDAQNDVYVDMFEAGIVDPAKVTRSALQNAASIAGMVLTTEAIVVDKPEPKTPAPAGGGGGMGDYDY; this is encoded by the coding sequence ATGGCGAAATCGATCATTTTTAGCGAAGAAGCCCGTCGTGCCCTGGAACACGGCATGGATGTGTTGGCGGAAGCCGTAGCCGTTACCCTTGGCCCCAAAGGTCGTAACGTGGTGCTAGAGAAGAAATTTGGCGCCCCGCAGATCATCAACGATGGCGTCACCATTGCCAAAGAAATTGAACTGGAAGACCATATTGAAAATACTGGCGTATCCTTAATCCGTCAGGCAGCTTCCAAAACCAACGATGCGGCTGGGGATGGCACCACCACTGCCACTGTCTTGGCCCACGCCATGGTGAAAGAGGGCCTGAAAAACGTGGCGGCAGGCGCGAATCCGATTGCCCTGAAGCGGGGCATCGACAAAGCGGTGAAGTTCTTGGTGGAGAAAATCGCCGAGCATGCTCGCCCAGTGGAAGATTCTAAAGCCATTGCTCAAGTGGCGGCTATTTCTGCTGGTAACGACGATGAAGTCGGCCAAATGATTGCCGAAGCCATGGACAAGGTAGGCCGCGAAGGGGTGATCTCCCTGGAGGAAGGCAAGTCCATGACCACCGAGCTGGAAGTCACCGAAGGGATGCGCTTCGACAAGGGCTACATTTCCCCCTATTTCGCTACAGACATGGAGCGGATGGAGGCCGTCCTGGAAAACCCCTACGTTTTAATCACCGACAAGAAGATCACCCTGGTACAAGATCTGGTGCCGGTGCTGGAGCAAGTGGCCCGCTCAGGTCGTCCGCTGTTGATCATCGCTGAAGACATTGAAAAAGAAGCTCTAGCCACCCTGGTGGTGAACAAGCTGCGGGGTGTGTTGAATGTGGCGGCGGTGAAAGCGCCTGGTTTTGGGGATCGCCGCAAGGCCATGCTAGAGGACATCGCTGTGCTGACCGGCGGTGAGGTAATCACCGAAGATCGCGGTCTGAAGCTAGAAAACGCCCGTGTGGATTCCTTCGGTTCGGCCCGTCGTGTCACCATCACCAAAGACACCACCACCATTGTGGCGGAAGGCAATGAAGCGGCTGTCAAGGCCCGTTGCGAGCAAATTCGTCGTCAAATCGATGAAACCGAATCCAGCTACGACAAAGAAAAGCTGCAGGAGCGCTTGGCCAAACTCTCCGGCGGTGTGGCCGTGATCAAAGTTGGTGCGGCCACCGAAACCGAAATGAAAGATCGCAAGTTGCGTCTGGAAGATGCCATCAACGCCACCAAAGCGGCTGTGGAAGAAGGGATCGTTCCGGGCGGTGGTACCACTCTGGCGCACCTGATTCCTGCGGTAACCGAGTGGTCCAATGCCAACCTATCTGGGGATGAGCTGATCGGTGCCAACTTGGTTTCCCGTGCTCTGGGAGCTCCCCTGCGCCGCATCGCTGAAAATGCCGGTCAAAACGGTTCAATCGTGCTGGAGCGTGTCAAAGAGAAGCCCTTTGATACTGGCTACGATGCCCAGAACGATGTCTACGTGGATATGTTTGAGGCGGGCATCGTCGATCCGGCCAAAGTGACCCGTTCGGCGCTACAAAATGCGGCTTCTATCGCGGGCATGGTGCTGACCACCGAAGCCATCGTGGTGGATAAGCCCGAGCCCAAGACCCCGGCTCCGGCAGGCGGTGGCGGCGGCATGGGTGACTACGACTACTAA
- the groES gene encoding co-chaperone GroES, whose amino-acid sequence MAAVALNVSTLKPLGDRVLVKIAQQDEKTAGGIFLPDTAKEKPQVGEVAAVGPGKRNDDGKLVAMEVKAGDKVLYSKYAGTEVKLGSDEYVLLAERDILAIVQ is encoded by the coding sequence ATGGCTGCAGTAGCTCTTAATGTTTCTACACTGAAGCCTCTGGGCGACCGTGTGTTGGTCAAAATCGCTCAGCAGGACGAAAAAACCGCGGGTGGGATCTTCTTGCCCGACACTGCCAAAGAAAAGCCCCAAGTGGGAGAAGTGGCCGCTGTTGGCCCCGGCAAGCGCAACGATGACGGCAAGCTGGTGGCGATGGAAGTGAAAGCGGGCGACAAAGTGCTCTACTCCAAGTACGCCGGAACCGAAGTCAAGCTGGGCAGCGATGAGTACGTGCTGCTGGCGGAGCGTGACATTCTCGCCATTGTTCAGTAA